The uncultured Desulfuromonas sp. genome has a segment encoding these proteins:
- a CDS encoding PAS domain S-box protein: MLLLIALFLPAMLRAEETVRIGVLAKRGPTHTLRRWQATADYLSREIPDARFTIVPLAFEKIDPSVAGNEVDFILVNSAIYVGLEMHYGVSRIATIVNQLGRGSSSEFGGVIVTRAERSDIQQLADVSGKRFAAVNETSLGGFLAAWREMAKLHISPDKDTTLKFCGTHDDVIYALLDGRADIGTVRTDTLERMEEEGKLTLAQFKVINPRSPPGFQYLCSTRLYPEWPLAKLPHTSETLSNLVVSALLRMSADDPAALAADLSGWRVPCNYQPVHDLLRELRIGPYAQLGKITLRDLFVQYWHWMVFLAIAVLLLSAAVVYVSRLNMRLRETESALIDARDTLADKVVERTQELEESYRRLERISKDWNDAFDAIVDPIFIHDHNMQIVQANPAYCQRAGQPLEAMIGRPYYEFFPKLDAPMPRCLEEEYLQPEGTELQLPNGEIFVSRSFTIVRADQSRRHSIHILEDVSAIRRAETRQRTLSRALEQAGEGVIIFNAQRRLVYCNPALRRLLHVTDDEHCRGRDIMMGEIVSSPFTQHLLQLFQRAEQGKPASGEMELAVDPAKKQPVFITVTCLRSDDDHANDGYIMTVLDLSDLKQAEQALTYRISLESLIAGIASRMVNIAPEYIDAEVDNALRQLGEFAAVDRVYLFDYHAEHNTISNSHEWCAATVAPRRETLQALPFCRFSWLNEQLLAQQDVIVADLATAAEAGREDWHRLQAADSKSVLMVPLHYGGSFFGFIGCDTLREQRDWSDADVHLLRLAGEIIVNGLERIRTLVRLQRSEASLAAAQYLAQLGSWEWDLSTNELLWSDETYRIFNLSAQKGPPSYQAFLQAIHPDDRDFVTDAVHKALAGEKDYAIDHRILRPDGSVAIVHEIGQVERDETGHALRMVGTVQDVTTLRQSELETQRLNRALRTLSKCNMTLVHARNEQALMNDICRVLVTSGGYRFAWVGYTHDNGEKSIHPVAFDGHEHGFIDTLNLTWAEEDCGLNPAGYAIRSKEPFIARHIAAMTDCYEPWRNAALKQGYQSVVALPLISENNQYGVIVIDALEPDAFDESELLLLKEMAGDLAFGIRTLRIRDERKRAEQALRETEALYEELYENAPNGYVSLSPEDGRLLQFNQALCTMLGYDRADLSGKTIFDLCADDTDGANGRPVAEHLLRRFVPGEDTRTAELHLRHAEGHSVWVSISADPVVDAQGKVTQCRSSLTDITVRKQAETEQKHFAEQLQTSLLQTIRAIALTIEKRDPYTAGHQERVAQLAVKIGEAMGLDDNRLRGLHLGAMIHDIGKISVPAEILNRPGRLEPALFTILKAHPQIGFDIIKAIDFPWPLADMVLHHHEHLDGSGYPDGLKGDEISLESRILAVADVVEAMASHRPYRAALGLETALKEVEEGKGSFYDPDVVDCCRRIFREEGSPWRDST; the protein is encoded by the coding sequence TTGTTACTACTCATCGCCCTGTTTTTGCCTGCTATGCTGCGGGCGGAAGAGACCGTGCGGATCGGTGTGCTCGCTAAACGCGGCCCGACACATACTCTGCGCCGCTGGCAAGCGACCGCCGACTATCTCAGCCGCGAAATTCCCGACGCTCGTTTTACCATCGTCCCATTGGCTTTTGAAAAAATCGACCCCAGTGTAGCGGGTAATGAGGTGGATTTTATCCTGGTTAATTCCGCGATTTATGTCGGATTAGAAATGCATTACGGCGTCAGTCGCATTGCCACGATCGTCAATCAACTTGGCCGGGGAAGTTCCTCGGAATTCGGCGGGGTGATTGTCACCCGGGCTGAACGATCGGACATACAGCAACTCGCCGATGTGAGCGGCAAACGCTTTGCCGCCGTAAATGAAACCTCGCTTGGCGGCTTTCTCGCCGCCTGGCGTGAAATGGCAAAATTGCATATTTCGCCGGACAAAGACACCACCCTGAAATTTTGCGGCACCCATGATGACGTAATTTATGCTCTTCTTGACGGACGCGCCGACATTGGCACGGTACGTACCGATACCTTGGAACGCATGGAAGAGGAGGGCAAACTGACCCTGGCACAATTCAAGGTGATCAATCCGCGCTCGCCTCCGGGCTTCCAGTATCTGTGCAGCACCCGGCTTTACCCGGAATGGCCTCTGGCCAAGCTCCCTCACACCTCCGAAACCCTCAGCAATCTGGTCGTCTCCGCTTTATTGCGCATGTCGGCTGACGATCCGGCCGCCCTGGCGGCGGATTTGAGCGGATGGCGGGTGCCGTGTAATTACCAACCGGTTCATGATCTGTTGCGCGAACTGCGCATCGGTCCTTACGCGCAACTGGGAAAAATCACCCTGCGCGACCTGTTTGTGCAGTATTGGCACTGGATGGTCTTTTTGGCTATCGCCGTGCTGTTACTGAGCGCCGCGGTGGTTTATGTCAGCCGTCTCAACATGCGCCTGCGTGAAACGGAAAGCGCCCTGATCGACGCCCGCGACACCCTGGCGGACAAAGTGGTGGAGCGCACCCAAGAACTGGAAGAGAGCTACCGACGTCTGGAGCGGATCAGCAAGGACTGGAACGATGCCTTTGATGCCATTGTCGATCCCATTTTCATCCATGACCACAACATGCAGATCGTCCAGGCCAATCCAGCCTATTGCCAACGGGCCGGACAGCCGCTGGAGGCAATGATCGGCCGACCCTACTATGAATTCTTTCCCAAACTCGACGCCCCCATGCCGCGCTGTCTGGAGGAGGAGTACCTGCAGCCGGAAGGCACGGAACTGCAGTTACCCAATGGGGAAATTTTTGTTTCCCGCTCTTTTACGATTGTTCGCGCCGACCAGAGCCGCCGTCACTCCATTCACATCCTCGAAGATGTCAGTGCGATCCGCCGTGCCGAAACCCGCCAACGCACGTTGAGTCGCGCTCTGGAACAGGCGGGCGAAGGGGTCATTATCTTCAACGCGCAGCGCCGGCTGGTGTACTGTAACCCGGCATTGCGTCGCTTACTCCATGTCACGGATGATGAACACTGCCGGGGGCGCGATATTATGATGGGCGAGATTGTTTCCAGCCCGTTCACCCAGCATCTGCTGCAGTTGTTTCAACGTGCTGAACAGGGGAAACCCGCTTCCGGTGAAATGGAACTGGCCGTTGATCCGGCAAAAAAACAACCGGTATTTATCACGGTTACCTGCCTGCGCAGCGACGATGATCACGCCAATGACGGCTATATCATGACCGTGCTCGACCTGAGCGATCTTAAGCAGGCGGAACAGGCGTTGACCTATCGGATCAGCCTCGAATCGCTGATCGCCGGGATCGCCTCGCGCATGGTCAATATCGCGCCGGAATACATTGACGCGGAAGTGGATAATGCCCTGCGCCAACTCGGCGAGTTCGCCGCCGTGGATCGGGTTTATCTGTTCGATTATCACGCTGAACACAACACCATCAGCAACAGCCATGAATGGTGCGCCGCAACGGTTGCGCCGCGCCGGGAAACGCTGCAGGCCCTCCCGTTTTGCCGGTTTTCCTGGTTAAACGAACAGCTTCTCGCCCAGCAGGATGTGATCGTTGCTGATCTGGCCACAGCCGCCGAAGCAGGCCGCGAGGATTGGCACCGATTGCAGGCTGCTGACAGCAAATCGGTGCTGATGGTTCCCCTGCACTATGGCGGCAGCTTTTTCGGTTTTATCGGCTGTGACACACTGCGCGAGCAACGCGACTGGAGCGATGCCGATGTCCATCTGCTGCGCCTTGCCGGTGAGATTATTGTCAACGGCCTTGAACGGATCCGCACCCTGGTTCGCCTGCAACGCAGCGAAGCCAGCCTCGCCGCCGCCCAATATCTTGCCCAGCTGGGCAGCTGGGAATGGGACCTGAGCACGAATGAGTTACTCTGGTCGGATGAAACCTATCGCATCTTCAATCTTTCAGCGCAAAAGGGTCCGCCCAGCTATCAGGCTTTTTTGCAGGCCATTCATCCCGATGATCGCGATTTTGTCACCGACGCCGTCCATAAGGCGTTGGCCGGCGAAAAAGACTACGCCATCGACCACCGCATCCTGCGACCGGACGGCTCCGTGGCCATTGTCCATGAGATCGGTCAGGTGGAGCGCGATGAAACGGGGCACGCCCTGCGCATGGTGGGCACGGTGCAGGATGTCACCACTCTGCGTCAATCCGAGCTGGAAACGCAACGGTTGAATCGGGCGCTGAGGACATTGAGTAAATGCAATATGACCCTGGTTCATGCACGCAATGAGCAGGCGTTGATGAACGACATCTGCCGGGTCCTTGTCACCAGCGGCGGTTACCGTTTTGCCTGGGTGGGCTATACCCATGACAATGGAGAAAAATCCATCCATCCGGTGGCCTTCGACGGCCATGAGCATGGCTTTATTGACACCCTCAACCTCACTTGGGCGGAGGAGGATTGCGGCCTGAACCCGGCCGGCTATGCCATCCGCAGCAAAGAGCCGTTTATCGCCCGCCATATTGCCGCGATGACGGACTGCTATGAGCCGTGGCGCAACGCCGCGCTGAAACAGGGGTACCAGTCGGTTGTCGCCCTGCCGCTGATTTCGGAAAATAACCAGTACGGCGTTATCGTCATCGATGCTTTGGAGCCGGATGCCTTTGATGAAAGTGAATTGCTGCTGCTCAAAGAGATGGCCGGCGATCTGGCCTTTGGCATCCGCACGTTGCGGATTCGTGATGAACGCAAACGCGCGGAACAGGCGCTACGCGAAACGGAAGCCCTCTATGAGGAGTTGTACGAAAACGCGCCAAACGGCTATGTGTCACTTTCCCCCGAGGATGGCCGGCTGCTGCAATTCAACCAGGCACTCTGCACCATGCTCGGCTATGATCGGGCCGACTTGAGCGGCAAGACCATTTTCGACCTGTGCGCCGATGACACTGATGGCGCTAACGGCAGACCCGTGGCCGAGCACCTGTTACGCCGCTTTGTTCCGGGAGAAGACACCCGCACTGCCGAATTGCACTTGCGTCACGCCGAAGGGCATTCGGTCTGGGTCAGTATCTCGGCGGATCCGGTTGTCGATGCCCAGGGCAAGGTTACGCAATGCCGATCGAGCTTGACCGACATTACCGTGCGCAAACAGGCCGAGACCGAGCAAAAACACTTTGCCGAGCAATTGCAAACCTCGTTGCTGCAGACCATTCGCGCCATTGCCCTGACCATTGAAAAACGTGACCCGTATACCGCCGGTCATCAGGAGCGGGTTGCGCAACTGGCCGTTAAAATCGGTGAGGCCATGGGCTTGGATGACAACCGCCTCAGAGGACTGCATCTTGGTGCGATGATTCACGATATCGGCAAGATCTCGGTGCCCGCAGAAATTCTCAACCGCCCGGGACGCCTTGAACCGGCGTTGTTTACCATTCTCAAGGCCCATCCTCAGATCGGTTTCGATATCATCAAAGCCATTGATTTTCCTTGGCCGTTGGCCGATATGGTGCTGCATCACCATGAACATCTCGACGGCAGCGGCTATCCCGACGGTCTCAAAGGGGATGAAATCTCTCTGGAATCGCGTATTCTGGCTGTGGCCGATGTGGTTGAAGCCATGGCCTCACATCGGCCTTACCGGGCAGCGCTGGGCCTTGAAACGGCATTAAAAGAGGTCGAAGAGGGCAAAGGCTCTTTTTACGATCCCGACGTCGTTGACTGCTGCCGGCGTATTTTCCGCGAAGAGGGCAGTCCCTGGCGTGATTCAACCTGA
- a CDS encoding methyl-accepting chemotaxis protein has protein sequence MSFLRNLKIRTKLICGFSLMIFLLLITGYAGHSSSSHLFDNMKLFYSVELPKMDFLIEADRDLQQLLVAERTMIFADHHDGLFNALLDDYETNLTQVKERMDKFSRLSPSPRSQDLYRQFLAALQAWEPVSRQVVEKVATDPRAASALSLGEALDKFEKARDYIDQLTEVVLDEATQSELIAAAKYRSSTLTILITVCAAVLIAVLVSWFISNSINKPLKKAVGMLHDMTRGRLDQKLQLDTMDEIGLMGRTMDEFVDSMQHDVVRPLQMLANGDLTFNVQPADSEDILRNAIKKVGEDLNHVFAQLQSAGQQVNAGSLSVSDAAQSLSQGATESAASMEQINSSMDEIGGKIQQTAKNATQADTLADEARHAADNGNQQMTSMVAAMAEINDAGENIRKIIKVIDEIAFQTNLLALNAAVEAARAGQHGKGFAVVAEEVRNLAARSAKAASETAELIEGSAVKTANGSQIAQTTAESLTGIVESVTKVSALIAEIATASNEQSQGISQINQALGQIDNVIQQTTANAEESAATSEQLSSQAVELQQMLSKFKLAASAFHQSLPQPKVEPALPLQTHGLGWEN, from the coding sequence ATGTCTTTTTTACGCAATCTGAAAATCAGAACCAAGCTGATCTGCGGTTTTTCTCTGATGATTTTTCTCCTTTTGATCACCGGATACGCCGGTCACAGCAGCTCCAGCCATCTGTTCGACAATATGAAGCTGTTTTACAGTGTTGAACTGCCGAAGATGGATTTTCTGATTGAAGCGGACCGGGATCTTCAGCAGCTTCTGGTTGCGGAGAGAACCATGATCTTCGCCGATCATCACGATGGTTTGTTCAATGCTTTGCTCGACGATTACGAAACGAACCTGACGCAGGTGAAAGAACGGATGGATAAATTTTCCCGTTTGTCGCCGAGTCCGAGATCCCAGGACCTCTATCGGCAATTTCTTGCGGCCCTTCAGGCGTGGGAGCCGGTATCCAGGCAGGTCGTTGAAAAGGTGGCGACGGATCCACGGGCCGCCAGTGCTCTCAGTCTGGGTGAGGCTCTGGATAAATTCGAAAAAGCCCGTGATTATATTGATCAATTGACGGAAGTGGTGCTGGATGAAGCGACACAGTCTGAACTTATCGCTGCAGCAAAATACCGCTCAAGTACGCTGACGATTCTCATTACGGTCTGTGCCGCTGTTTTGATTGCCGTGTTGGTCTCCTGGTTCATTTCAAACAGCATCAACAAGCCCCTCAAAAAAGCCGTCGGCATGCTGCACGATATGACAAGGGGCCGCCTCGATCAAAAACTTCAACTGGATACCATGGATGAGATCGGGCTGATGGGCAGGACTATGGATGAGTTTGTCGATAGCATGCAACACGATGTTGTTCGCCCACTGCAGATGTTGGCAAACGGAGATCTGACTTTCAATGTTCAACCTGCGGACAGCGAGGATATTTTACGCAATGCCATCAAAAAAGTCGGCGAAGATTTAAACCATGTTTTCGCCCAGCTGCAATCTGCCGGACAACAGGTAAATGCCGGTAGTCTCAGTGTGTCTGACGCGGCCCAGTCCCTCTCGCAGGGAGCGACGGAATCCGCGGCATCCATGGAACAGATCAACAGTTCGATGGATGAAATCGGCGGCAAGATTCAGCAAACAGCCAAAAATGCCACTCAGGCCGACACCCTCGCTGATGAGGCGCGCCATGCTGCGGATAACGGCAATCAGCAAATGACATCAATGGTGGCAGCCATGGCTGAAATCAATGACGCGGGAGAAAATATCCGCAAGATCATCAAAGTCATTGACGAGATTGCTTTTCAAACGAACCTCCTTGCCCTGAATGCCGCTGTGGAGGCGGCACGGGCCGGCCAACACGGCAAAGGCTTTGCCGTCGTGGCCGAAGAGGTGCGCAACCTGGCCGCACGCAGTGCCAAAGCGGCCAGCGAGACCGCTGAGCTGATAGAAGGTTCCGCCGTTAAAACCGCCAACGGTTCTCAGATTGCCCAGACAACAGCGGAGTCCCTGACCGGAATTGTCGAATCGGTTACCAAGGTCTCCGCACTTATTGCTGAAATCGCTACGGCCAGTAATGAGCAATCGCAGGGAATTTCTCAGATCAACCAGGCGCTCGGCCAGATTGACAACGTCATTCAGCAAACAACGGCAAACGCCGAGGAAAGTGCGGCGACCAGCGAGCAACTTTCCAGCCAGGCTGTGGAGTTACAACAGATGCTGAGTAAATTTAAACTGGCGGCCAGCGCATTCCATCAATCACTGCCTCAACCAAAGGTTGAGCCAGCATTGCCACTACAGACTCACGGTCTTGGCTGGGAGAATTAA
- a CDS encoding AraC family transcriptional regulator, giving the protein MHVTTPIATLRAQSYHLPRNILVEHFVVRSGSKRSIEVRGDQDRMGFFFCLSGHDCITVEDTGEVVHIRKGVCGVYRETKGLNRLAVYDPATLFSLLSVSMPLDTMEGLFQQGCCRPPLFADETGWAENRPYAFRFMPVQPQINTAVSQIVAPPVDSGLSHIYLEGKALEIASLMLQTVTSGCRGHGFSPTLNSRETASLYHARELLADHLQDPPSLAELSRQCGLNHNRLNCGFKELFGQTPYDHLRTLRLEKARKLLASGECNVTEACFDVGYSNLSHFAKMYRKHFGLSPIKDKKRLFALS; this is encoded by the coding sequence ATGCACGTCACAACACCGATTGCAACCTTGAGGGCCCAGAGTTATCACCTGCCCCGGAACATTCTGGTGGAGCATTTCGTGGTCCGGAGCGGATCGAAACGCTCCATAGAGGTTCGGGGCGATCAGGACCGGATGGGATTTTTCTTCTGCCTGTCCGGGCATGACTGCATCACGGTGGAGGATACCGGGGAAGTCGTGCATATCCGCAAAGGCGTGTGCGGCGTCTACCGTGAGACCAAAGGGCTCAACCGCCTCGCGGTCTATGATCCCGCGACCCTCTTTTCCCTGCTCTCCGTCTCCATGCCTCTGGACACAATGGAGGGCCTTTTTCAGCAGGGATGCTGCCGCCCGCCTCTGTTCGCGGACGAAACGGGATGGGCTGAAAATCGTCCCTACGCCTTTCGTTTCATGCCGGTTCAGCCCCAGATCAACACCGCCGTCTCCCAGATCGTCGCCCCGCCCGTAGACAGCGGGCTGTCCCACATTTATCTGGAAGGCAAGGCGCTGGAAATCGCCAGCCTCATGCTCCAGACCGTCACCTCCGGCTGCCGCGGCCACGGTTTTTCCCCCACGCTGAATTCCAGAGAAACCGCCAGCCTTTATCACGCCCGTGAGCTGTTGGCCGATCACCTTCAGGACCCTCCGTCTCTGGCGGAGCTGTCCAGGCAGTGCGGGCTCAACCACAACCGCCTTAACTGCGGCTTCAAGGAGCTGTTCGGCCAGACCCCCTACGACCACCTGCGCACCCTGCGCCTGGAAAAAGCCCGAAAACTGCTGGCTTCCGGGGAATGCAATGTCACCGAAGCCTGCTTCGACGTGGGTTACTCCAACCTGAGTCACTTTGCCAAAATGTATCGCAAGCATTTCGGCCTCAGCCCGATCAAAGACAAAAAACGCCTCTTTGCCCTGTCCTGA
- a CDS encoding AraC family transcriptional regulator, which translates to MPLTSQPISAIPSEKSLIDKYRNYYRDRDLFVEASPSRTLLWEHFRMELPTGKGCGWVEMNQISRGLTVGLCDYHLDDYLEEEMVHIESALGFEIILSGSFELSVPGTDISAFMRSQELWMRHGGCGHFRYRQQPGSAMRGVGFELPTAMVEAWLDGAPGYLAESLEKLMNGRGRGSHNRIPGICLLGSVGQRKSELIDAAIRLLATPRDTFCGKLQFESRALDLLTCLLSLEYCPDKIEPRGRARHRAAIDEAVDILRSEWVDPPTIAALARRVGINECYLKAGFRKIIGLSIGEFVRKLRMERALELIESGNHSVLETAFCVGYSNPSHFSAAFKRFYGRLPSFYLTKN; encoded by the coding sequence ATGCCTTTAACTTCCCAACCAATATCCGCTATTCCCAGCGAGAAGTCACTGATCGATAAATATCGCAACTACTATCGTGACAGAGACCTGTTTGTCGAGGCAAGCCCGTCCCGAACACTTCTCTGGGAACATTTTCGCATGGAGTTACCGACCGGCAAAGGCTGCGGTTGGGTGGAGATGAACCAGATCAGCCGCGGCCTGACCGTCGGCCTGTGCGATTACCATCTCGACGATTACCTCGAAGAGGAGATGGTCCATATCGAGAGTGCTCTCGGTTTTGAAATCATCCTTTCCGGAAGTTTTGAGCTCTCTGTTCCCGGAACTGACATCAGCGCTTTCATGCGTAGCCAAGAGCTGTGGATGCGACACGGTGGTTGTGGGCATTTTCGTTATCGTCAACAACCGGGCAGCGCCATGCGCGGGGTTGGTTTCGAGCTGCCGACCGCTATGGTCGAAGCCTGGCTCGACGGCGCCCCCGGGTATCTGGCCGAAAGCCTGGAAAAGCTGATGAACGGCCGGGGCCGGGGAAGTCATAACCGGATTCCGGGGATCTGTTTGCTGGGCTCCGTGGGTCAGCGGAAGTCCGAGCTTATCGATGCAGCCATACGGCTGCTGGCGACGCCGCGTGATACGTTCTGTGGAAAGCTGCAGTTCGAGTCCCGGGCTCTGGATCTTTTGACCTGCCTGTTGTCCCTGGAGTATTGTCCAGACAAAATTGAACCGCGCGGGCGAGCGCGCCACCGGGCGGCGATTGACGAAGCTGTGGATATTTTGCGTAGCGAATGGGTCGACCCGCCAACCATTGCGGCTCTGGCGCGCCGGGTCGGAATCAACGAGTGCTACCTCAAAGCGGGGTTCCGGAAAATCATCGGGCTGTCCATCGGTGAATTTGTACGCAAGCTGCGCATGGAAAGAGCGCTTGAACTGATCGAATCTGGTAATCACTCCGTTCTTGAAACCGCTTTTTGCGTCGGATATTCCAACCCCAGTCATTTCAGCGCGGCGTTCAAGCGTTTTTACGGGCGGTTGCCGTCCTTTTATCTGACTAAAAACTGA
- a CDS encoding TonB-dependent receptor, whose translation MLNRKGLEKLREKKRAAAVLFGVLLSFSLFSSPSWAGEGTEGAAPYGTAQELESITVTANKIEEDVTDVPQSITVLDAYTLEEKGIKDLPDVVREIPNMWSTPNSASAVGNTVSYRGLNTSVFTSNNPVVVYIDGVPYSLAYGFDASLVNAQRIEVLRGPQGTLYGKEAIGAVINIVSKDPEDRWQGTIGAEYGSFNSVLGTVNLSGPLVPNTLFLGISGQYRRDDGWIENDYPGMEEDANREKDHKISSYLLYKPNDRFSARLTLSRDYSKDYWEDGYGLPTGSTVGEFDRDDAEHVDYDEKVFQLTESNTQSLNLSYELDPFTLTSTTTHRVLEAKGNFDADFGNNTLYAGLATFNNSETDTWTQEVRLASNNTAGLRWVGGVYFDIEEHDVGPYGAQFPYYDAAGTFYGNFEVNAESVTDTNTQAAFGQVMVPFADAFELTLGGRYQRIEKEIDLSSYYLPMGVSGAAYYQLKADKTWNAFLPKVALSYAVNDDWTAYASWSKGYLPGGFNFFATQGTARDNSFDPQQSTNYEVGIKGAFSRFRVAASLFYMDIEDIHVYKSLGGGIYLSGNADRAHSQGAELEMTWFLTDTLELTAAVGIIDAEYDDYDAGDGVVFDGERIQETPDHTARIGLAYYHPGGLYARTDVTNVGEVYFYNDTNQEFEKESSYLIVDVKVGYRFTPLDIYVFGKNLTDEEYVNGFRANSLASVATFGEPRTFGIGVRYKF comes from the coding sequence TTGTTGAATCGAAAAGGCTTGGAGAAACTTCGCGAAAAAAAAAGAGCGGCTGCAGTGCTATTCGGAGTGTTGCTAAGTTTCAGCCTGTTCAGTAGTCCTTCGTGGGCCGGCGAAGGCACGGAAGGAGCCGCTCCCTACGGTACGGCGCAGGAGCTGGAAAGCATTACCGTTACGGCCAACAAGATCGAGGAGGATGTCACCGATGTTCCCCAGAGCATCACGGTTCTCGATGCATACACCCTTGAGGAAAAGGGGATAAAGGACCTTCCTGATGTCGTCCGGGAGATCCCCAATATGTGGTCCACGCCCAATTCCGCCAGTGCCGTCGGCAATACCGTCAGTTACAGGGGATTGAACACCTCCGTGTTCACCAGCAATAACCCGGTGGTGGTCTATATCGACGGCGTGCCTTACAGCCTTGCTTATGGTTTCGATGCCTCGCTGGTCAATGCGCAGCGCATTGAGGTGCTGCGCGGGCCGCAGGGCACCCTTTACGGCAAGGAAGCCATCGGCGCGGTTATTAATATCGTCAGCAAGGATCCAGAGGATCGATGGCAGGGAACAATCGGGGCTGAGTACGGCAGTTTCAATTCCGTACTGGGAACCGTCAACCTCAGTGGTCCATTGGTCCCAAATACGCTCTTCCTCGGGATCAGCGGCCAATATCGGCGGGATGACGGCTGGATCGAAAACGATTATCCCGGCATGGAAGAAGACGCCAACCGGGAGAAGGATCATAAAATCAGCTCCTATCTGCTTTACAAACCAAACGACAGGTTTTCGGCCCGGCTGACGCTGTCGCGCGATTATTCCAAGGATTACTGGGAGGACGGCTACGGCCTGCCGACGGGGTCAACGGTGGGAGAGTTTGACAGAGACGATGCCGAGCATGTTGATTATGACGAAAAGGTGTTTCAGCTAACGGAAAGCAACACCCAGAGTCTCAATCTGAGTTATGAATTGGATCCGTTTACCCTTACTTCAACAACGACACACAGGGTTCTCGAAGCCAAAGGTAATTTTGATGCTGATTTCGGCAACAACACCTTATACGCCGGCCTTGCAACCTTCAACAACAGCGAGACCGACACCTGGACCCAGGAAGTGCGCCTGGCGAGTAACAATACAGCGGGGCTGCGCTGGGTCGGCGGTGTCTATTTCGACATAGAGGAGCATGATGTGGGGCCTTACGGCGCGCAATTTCCTTATTACGACGCAGCCGGAACTTTTTACGGAAATTTTGAAGTGAACGCCGAATCCGTGACCGACACTAATACCCAGGCCGCCTTCGGACAAGTGATGGTACCGTTTGCCGACGCTTTTGAACTGACCCTGGGCGGTCGCTATCAGCGCATCGAAAAAGAGATCGATCTGAGCAGCTATTATCTGCCGATGGGAGTCAGCGGAGCGGCCTATTACCAACTCAAAGCCGACAAAACCTGGAATGCCTTTTTGCCCAAAGTTGCCCTGTCCTATGCGGTGAATGACGACTGGACCGCTTATGCCTCTTGGTCGAAAGGTTATCTGCCGGGAGGATTCAACTTTTTTGCCACCCAGGGGACAGCGCGTGACAACAGCTTCGATCCCCAGCAATCGACCAACTACGAAGTCGGGATCAAGGGCGCGTTCAGTCGCTTCCGGGTGGCGGCGTCCCTGTTCTACATGGACATCGAAGATATCCATGTCTACAAATCGTTGGGCGGCGGGATTTATCTGTCGGGCAATGCCGATCGTGCTCATTCCCAGGGGGCGGAGCTGGAGATGACCTGGTTTCTGACCGATACCCTTGAGCTGACGGCGGCCGTAGGTATCATCGATGCCGAATACGACGACTATGACGCCGGCGACGGTGTTGTCTTCGATGGTGAACGGATTCAGGAAACACCGGACCACACGGCGAGAATCGGTCTCGCTTATTATCATCCCGGCGGCTTGTACGCCCGCACGGATGTCACCAATGTCGGAGAAGTTTATTTCTATAACGATACCAATCAGGAGTTCGAAAAGGAAAGTTCCTACCTGATTGTTGACGTGAAAGTCGGTTACCGGTTTACCCCTCTGGACATTTACGTTTTCGGCAAAAATCTGACAGATGAAGAATATGTCAACGGTTTCCGCGCCAACAGCCTGGCTTCCGTAGCTACCTTCGGTGAGCCGCGCACCTTCGGCATCGGAGTCCGTTACAAATTCTGA